Proteins from a single region of Sporosarcina sp. P33:
- a CDS encoding DUF456 domain-containing protein, which yields MLWIGWTVAIIMFAIAYAGLIYPVIPSVVFIAAGFLLYGVIVSFEELTWLFWIIQLLFVLLLFGADTAANLIGVKRFGGSKAGMWGSTVGLLAGPFVIPVFGILIGPFLGAVIAELIFTRPGVKQAFRSGIGSVVGFLTSVAVKGIIMGVMIVIFLYFLR from the coding sequence ATGTTGTGGATCGGATGGACAGTGGCTATTATTATGTTCGCAATTGCGTATGCCGGATTGATCTATCCTGTCATTCCTTCAGTCGTATTTATAGCAGCGGGATTTTTGCTGTACGGTGTGATCGTTTCATTTGAAGAACTGACATGGCTGTTCTGGATCATCCAGCTATTATTTGTTTTATTATTGTTTGGAGCAGATACCGCAGCGAATCTTATCGGTGTTAAACGCTTCGGCGGAAGTAAAGCGGGAATGTGGGGCAGTACGGTCGGCTTGCTGGCCGGTCCGTTCGTTATCCCGGTATTTGGTATTCTTATCGGACCTTTTCTTGGTGCCGTCATTGCGGAACTGATTTTCACGCGACCAGGAGTTAAGCAGGCATTCCGGTCGGGAATCGGGTCGGTAGTCGGTTTTCTGACATCGGTTGCCGTAAAAGGTATTATTATGGGGGTCATGATTGTCATTTTTCTATATTTTCTCCGTTAA
- a CDS encoding superoxide dismutase: MAYTLPELPYAYDALEPHIDKETMNIHHTKHHNTYVTNVNNALEGHDELLNMPVDELVANLDKVPEDKRTAVRNNGGGHSNHSLFWTILSPNGGGNPTGEVAEAIDKKFGSFDAFKEEFAKAATTRFGSGWAWLVVNNGELEVTSTPNQDSPYMDGKTPLLGLDVWEHAYYLNYQNRRPDYISAFWNVVNWDEVEKRYQDNK; encoded by the coding sequence ATGGCTTATACATTACCAGAACTGCCATACGCTTATGACGCGTTGGAGCCACACATCGACAAAGAAACGATGAACATCCATCACACGAAACACCACAACACGTATGTAACTAACGTGAACAATGCACTAGAAGGTCACGATGAGCTTCTGAACATGCCTGTTGACGAGTTGGTTGCAAACTTGGACAAAGTTCCAGAGGACAAGCGTACAGCGGTACGCAATAACGGTGGCGGACACTCTAACCACTCATTATTCTGGACGATCCTATCGCCAAACGGCGGCGGCAACCCGACTGGGGAAGTAGCTGAAGCAATCGACAAGAAGTTCGGCAGCTTTGACGCTTTCAAAGAAGAGTTTGCTAAAGCAGCAACAACTCGCTTTGGTTCAGGATGGGCTTGGCTCGTTGTGAACAATGGTGAATTGGAAGTAACTTCAACACCTAACCAGGACTCACCTTATATGGATGGTAAAACACCATTACTAGGTTTGGACGTTTGGGAGCACGCTTACTACCTGAACTACCAAAACCGTCGTCCTGACTACATTTCAGCTTTCTGGAACGTAGTAAACTGGGATGAAGTTGAAAAGCGTTACCAAGACAATAAATAA
- a CDS encoding penicillin-binding protein 2 yields MKRTQKKTDPPKTGQRQHIAFRMNFLFVAIFVLFSILIFRLGYLQIVKGEDYTRSLERTEEIAVNTSTPRGRIFDRNGKVLIDNEAKNAITYTKTSSTTTKEMLELARELAKLIEQDTKRVTMGDKRDFWILLNPEKAAEKVPKKEQAELAKDDKKSQKDIQREINQLTRDRITEEELASLSAEDLEVLAIYREMMAGYAYSPQIIKSDGVTDKEFAVVSERLDQLPGVNTTTDWDRVKKSDSAILGSTTSATEGIPRSHLDYFLARDYSRNDRVGRSYLESYYEDLLKGQKTIVKNIKDRTGKVVETKTVKEGLPGKDLVLTTDTELQKSLEEVVSNKLLRLKQGPNTSALESAFLVMLDPNNGEILSLVGKKVVKDESTGRWAIQDYTYGTFTSAYEVGSTVKLATMLTGYNEGAARIGEVKIDQPINIGGRYKRSLFNPNGRVALNDIAAIGRSSNVYMFRIAMGLGNATYRPGQGLPIDKKAFDTFRENFASFGLGVKTGIDLPGEYTGVTGTETIPGKLLDFSIGQFDTYTPLQMAQYVATIASDGYRIAPKILKEIREPSPNGEVLGELIEETPVKVLNRLKNSQVEIDQVKKGMHYVYYGANGTASGLLAGAPYDGAGKTGTAESFYYTGNTSNPVIPTINLSHVGYAPAQNPEVAYSVIVPYISTNTKRYPSATASEIAREALDVFFEQKRQKNNRTDNATPDVKIQK; encoded by the coding sequence TTGAAGAGAACCCAGAAAAAGACAGATCCGCCGAAAACGGGTCAGCGTCAGCATATAGCGTTTCGGATGAATTTTTTATTTGTAGCGATTTTTGTCTTATTTTCCATACTTATATTCCGTCTAGGCTATCTGCAAATAGTCAAAGGGGAAGATTATACACGCAGTCTTGAACGGACAGAAGAAATCGCAGTCAATACGAGCACGCCCCGGGGGAGAATTTTCGACCGCAATGGAAAAGTGCTCATAGACAATGAGGCGAAAAATGCAATTACCTATACTAAGACTTCTTCTACTACGACAAAAGAAATGCTTGAATTGGCTAGAGAATTGGCCAAGCTGATTGAACAAGATACGAAGCGTGTCACCATGGGTGATAAGCGTGATTTTTGGATTTTATTGAATCCGGAAAAAGCTGCCGAAAAAGTGCCGAAAAAGGAACAGGCAGAGCTTGCTAAAGATGATAAGAAATCGCAAAAAGATATTCAGCGGGAAATCAACCAGCTGACCCGTGACCGGATCACGGAAGAGGAACTGGCATCTTTGTCAGCAGAAGATCTGGAAGTGCTGGCGATCTACCGTGAAATGATGGCGGGATATGCCTATTCACCGCAAATTATCAAAAGTGACGGCGTAACGGATAAAGAATTTGCGGTCGTTTCTGAACGGCTGGACCAATTGCCGGGAGTCAATACAACAACAGACTGGGACCGCGTCAAGAAATCCGACAGCGCCATTCTCGGTTCCACGACGAGCGCAACGGAAGGAATACCGCGTTCGCACCTAGATTACTTCCTGGCAAGGGATTATTCCCGTAACGACCGCGTCGGAAGAAGCTATCTGGAATCTTATTATGAAGATTTACTGAAAGGCCAGAAGACAATTGTAAAAAACATTAAAGACCGTACAGGGAAAGTAGTTGAAACGAAGACAGTAAAAGAAGGGCTGCCCGGTAAAGATCTGGTCTTAACTACAGATACTGAACTGCAGAAGTCGCTCGAAGAAGTAGTATCCAATAAATTGCTTCGTTTAAAGCAAGGTCCCAATACAAGCGCCTTGGAATCCGCATTTCTTGTAATGCTTGACCCCAATAATGGAGAGATCCTTTCCCTTGTCGGTAAAAAAGTGGTGAAGGACGAATCGACAGGCAGATGGGCGATCCAGGACTATACATACGGTACGTTCACTTCAGCTTATGAAGTAGGCTCTACGGTGAAATTGGCAACGATGCTGACGGGTTATAATGAAGGTGCCGCGAGAATTGGCGAAGTGAAAATTGACCAGCCAATCAACATCGGCGGAAGGTATAAACGATCACTGTTTAATCCAAACGGACGTGTCGCGCTGAATGATATTGCGGCAATCGGACGCTCTTCCAACGTATATATGTTCCGAATCGCCATGGGGCTGGGGAATGCCACGTACCGGCCTGGGCAAGGGCTGCCGATTGATAAGAAGGCATTTGACACATTCCGCGAAAACTTTGCATCATTTGGCTTAGGCGTCAAAACGGGTATTGACTTGCCTGGAGAGTATACGGGTGTAACAGGCACAGAGACCATTCCCGGTAAACTTCTCGACTTTTCAATTGGACAGTTTGATACCTATACACCGTTACAGATGGCACAGTATGTAGCGACCATCGCGTCAGACGGTTACCGAATTGCACCAAAGATTTTAAAAGAAATCCGTGAACCGTCACCAAACGGCGAAGTGCTCGGAGAATTGATTGAAGAAACGCCAGTGAAAGTGCTGAACCGTCTGAAAAACTCTCAAGTTGAAATTGATCAGGTGAAGAAAGGTATGCACTATGTATACTATGGTGCGAATGGCACTGCTTCAGGGCTGCTCGCGGGTGCACCATACGACGGAGCCGGGAAGACTGGTACAGCGGAATCGTTTTACTACACCGGCAATACATCTAATCCGGTAATTCCGACGATCAATTTGTCGCACGTAGGATATGCGCCGGCGCAAAATCCCGAAGTGGCATATTCTGTAATTGTTCCGTATATCTCCACAAATACGAAACGTTACCCATCCGCAACAGCGAGTGAAATTGCAAGGGAAGCTCTGGATGTATTTTTTGAACAGAAGAGACAAAAAAATAACCGGACAGACAACGCAACGCCGGATGTAAAAATTCAAAAATAA
- a CDS encoding endolytic transglycosylase MltG produces the protein MMKELLRGIGIGCLLAGGILYFVAQQTSEGALQKQLADSKEEVAILKRELAISQTLGAKNAARKPEAEQETIPDENEAEEVIIKKFTVKPGITPAELARELEKEKLIKNAEEFEVYIIENEYTRKIKTGTYELRSDMRFPEIAKLFLHL, from the coding sequence ATGATGAAAGAATTATTGCGCGGCATCGGAATCGGCTGCCTGCTGGCTGGAGGCATTTTATATTTCGTTGCGCAGCAAACGTCTGAAGGCGCACTGCAAAAGCAGCTGGCCGACTCTAAAGAAGAAGTTGCCATTCTGAAAAGAGAATTAGCCATTTCTCAAACGCTTGGCGCCAAAAACGCTGCCCGGAAACCGGAGGCTGAGCAGGAAACCATTCCGGATGAAAATGAAGCCGAAGAAGTCATCATTAAGAAATTCACTGTCAAACCGGGTATTACTCCGGCAGAACTGGCGCGTGAGCTGGAAAAGGAAAAATTAATAAAAAACGCCGAAGAATTTGAAGTATATATAATTGAAAATGAATATACACGAAAAATTAAAACCGGCACTTATGAGTTGCGCTCCGACATGCGTTTCCCGGAAATCGCGAAGCTTTTCTTGCATCTGTAA
- the rpmG gene encoding 50S ribosomal protein L33 gives MRVNVTLACTECAERNYITKKNKRNNPERIEMMKYCSREKKQTLHRETK, from the coding sequence ATGCGCGTAAACGTTACACTCGCTTGCACGGAATGTGCAGAGCGTAATTATATTACTAAGAAAAATAAGCGTAACAATCCAGAACGTATTGAAATGATGAAATATTGCTCACGTGAAAAAAAGCAAACTTTGCACCGTGAAACGAAATAA
- a CDS encoding 5-formyltetrahydrofolate cyclo-ligase has product MEKQLFRKQVLQQLHQLSPSDHERKSAAITDKVLASDEFKYAQTIGITLSRFPEVDTHRLIEIAWQAGKRIAIPRCISSTREMDFRLIDSFDQTEIVYMDLKEPKIDMTRPVKPEEIDLQIVPGVVYSKAGYRIGFGGGYYDRYLVNFPYETISLAFHCQIRDNIKVEPHDVPVSYIYTDEHIIDCQKVREADE; this is encoded by the coding sequence GTGGAAAAGCAGCTTTTTCGGAAACAGGTTTTACAGCAATTACATCAATTATCTCCATCTGACCACGAACGAAAATCAGCGGCTATAACAGATAAAGTTCTTGCTTCGGATGAATTTAAGTATGCACAGACAATCGGAATCACCTTATCGAGATTTCCGGAAGTAGACACGCATCGTTTGATAGAAATCGCTTGGCAGGCCGGAAAACGAATTGCGATTCCCAGATGTATTTCTTCCACAAGAGAAATGGATTTTCGGCTGATAGATTCTTTTGATCAGACAGAAATAGTTTATATGGATTTGAAAGAGCCAAAAATTGATATGACCCGGCCTGTAAAGCCCGAGGAAATAGACCTGCAGATAGTGCCTGGTGTCGTATATTCAAAAGCAGGCTACCGTATCGGATTCGGCGGCGGTTATTATGACCGTTATTTGGTAAATTTTCCATATGAAACGATATCACTGGCATTTCATTGCCAAATCCGCGATAATATAAAGGTGGAGCCGCATGATGTTCCTGTGTCCTATATTTACACGGATGAACATATTATAGATTGTCAGAAAGTCCGTGAAGCTGATGAATGA
- a CDS encoding YqgQ family protein, producing the protein MNEFYDVLQLLKRFGIIIYTGNKKQDSMIMESEVKELYDHQFIDQQTYLQALLVLRREQTS; encoded by the coding sequence ATGAATGAATTTTATGATGTCCTGCAATTACTCAAACGATTCGGCATCATTATTTACACGGGCAACAAAAAACAGGACAGTATGATCATGGAATCGGAAGTGAAAGAACTGTACGACCATCAGTTTATCGATCAGCAGACGTATTTACAGGCACTGCTCGTCTTACGCAGAGAGCAAACCAGCTAA
- a CDS encoding LTA synthase family protein: MRKFSWPKHSVLIIAVIATWLTTYIGYFTSFNMKIDNAMQQFILLINPLAFLLFVYGVALFIKKTKTRNRYILTVSILTSVVMFSNAVFYRFFTDFITLPLLFQTSNFSDLSSSITENMRILDVFFFTDVLIILLAIRFIKQEPVQESNRKMGRKVYFAAAATLMMFNLAMAEAQRPQLLTRSFDRELLVKNIGTYNYHLYDLFVQSKSHAQRTFADGTELTEIENYVKANHAQPDPKMFGAAKGKNVIIVSLESLQNFVINNDMNGHEITPFLNELTKDKDTFYFDNFYHQTGLGKTSDSEFIVENSLYGRNGSAVFFTHSGNTYNSLSESLGKNGYYTSVMHANSKSFWNRDIMYKALDVQKFYDVDSYTIGEDEAVNWGMKDIPYFHQSVDIMKDMQKPFATRMITLTNHHPFDLDEQDKLIPEYTSNSNTLNKYFQTVRYMDEAVKEFFDDLKESGLYDDSIIVMYGDHYGISENHNKAMGMYMDKEITPFDNAELQKVPLFIHIPGYGEGKQMNELGGQIDLRPTILHLLGIDTKADMQFGSDLFSPDHEPFVIFRDGRLITDKNIYAHEVCYDIETGEPGDEEQCQPYIERATTELNYSDTIINGDLLRFKERPEGSPEMKESK; this comes from the coding sequence ATGAGAAAATTTTCATGGCCTAAGCATTCCGTACTCATTATCGCAGTAATCGCAACTTGGCTGACTACCTATATCGGGTATTTCACCAGTTTCAATATGAAAATCGATAATGCTATGCAACAATTTATCTTACTGATTAATCCCCTGGCATTTCTATTGTTTGTTTACGGGGTGGCTTTATTTATCAAGAAGACCAAAACACGCAACCGCTATATTCTGACAGTCAGTATCCTGACATCTGTCGTCATGTTCAGCAATGCTGTGTTCTATCGCTTCTTTACGGACTTTATTACACTGCCTTTATTGTTCCAGACCAGTAACTTTTCAGACTTAAGTTCTTCCATTACTGAGAATATGCGTATTCTTGATGTGTTCTTCTTTACGGATGTTTTGATTATTCTTTTGGCTATACGTTTCATTAAACAGGAGCCGGTACAGGAATCGAACCGTAAAATGGGACGAAAAGTGTACTTCGCGGCAGCAGCTACCTTAATGATGTTCAATCTCGCAATGGCAGAAGCACAGCGCCCGCAGTTACTGACAAGAAGTTTTGACCGTGAATTACTTGTTAAAAACATCGGTACGTATAACTATCACTTATATGATCTATTCGTACAATCTAAGTCACATGCGCAGCGTACATTTGCGGATGGAACGGAATTGACGGAAATTGAGAACTACGTGAAAGCCAATCATGCGCAGCCGGACCCGAAAATGTTCGGTGCTGCTAAAGGCAAAAACGTCATCATTGTGTCATTGGAGTCATTACAGAACTTTGTTATTAATAATGATATGAACGGACATGAAATTACACCGTTCCTGAACGAATTAACAAAGGATAAAGACACATTCTACTTTGATAATTTCTATCACCAGACAGGTCTAGGGAAAACATCCGATTCCGAGTTCATCGTAGAGAACTCATTGTACGGACGTAACGGCAGTGCGGTATTCTTTACGCACAGCGGCAACACGTATAACTCCCTTAGTGAAAGTCTGGGCAAAAATGGGTATTACACAAGTGTTATGCACGCCAACAGCAAGAGTTTCTGGAACCGTGATATCATGTACAAAGCGCTGGACGTACAGAAGTTTTATGACGTCGACAGCTATACTATCGGGGAAGACGAAGCGGTCAACTGGGGAATGAAAGATATCCCTTACTTCCATCAGTCAGTCGATATCATGAAAGATATGCAAAAACCGTTTGCGACACGCATGATTACACTGACGAACCACCATCCATTTGATTTGGATGAGCAGGATAAGCTGATCCCTGAGTATACATCGAATTCCAACACATTAAATAAGTACTTCCAAACTGTCCGATACATGGATGAAGCGGTAAAAGAATTTTTTGATGATCTGAAAGAAAGCGGTTTGTACGATGATTCTATTATTGTAATGTACGGTGACCATTACGGCATTTCCGAAAACCACAATAAAGCAATGGGCATGTATATGGATAAAGAAATTACTCCATTCGACAATGCGGAGCTTCAAAAAGTTCCATTGTTCATTCATATTCCAGGCTACGGCGAAGGCAAGCAAATGAACGAGCTTGGCGGACAGATAGACTTGCGCCCGACTATTCTTCACTTGCTAGGCATTGATACAAAGGCGGATATGCAATTCGGTTCCGACTTATTCTCACCTGATCATGAGCCATTCGTCATCTTCCGTGACGGACGTCTGATTACGGACAAGAATATCTATGCCCACGAAGTATGCTACGATATCGAAACAGGAGAGCCTGGTGATGAAGAGCAATGTCAGCCTTACATCGAACGCGCAACTACTGAATTAAATTATTCGGATACTATCATCAACGGCGACTTGCTCCGGTTTAAAGAAAGACCGGAAGGCAGTCCAGAGATGAAAGAAAGTAAATAA
- a CDS encoding DUF2759 domain-containing protein, with the protein MNLLVIIFGLIAILAVFGTVQAFKERNLLSIIFNVVTVVVIGGFTIATVIYSGYPPQLHK; encoded by the coding sequence ATGAATTTATTAGTCATCATTTTTGGATTGATTGCAATTTTAGCAGTCTTTGGAACGGTCCAAGCTTTTAAAGAGCGGAATCTATTAAGTATAATTTTCAATGTGGTAACGGTTGTAGTTATCGGAGGCTTTACGATCGCTACTGTTATATATTCAGGATACCCGCCACAGCTACACAAATAA
- a CDS encoding MBL fold metallo-hydrolase, translated as MRIHTHPLGPIQTNCYIVEDSEKNCLVFDPGEDGELLLAELRKLSLKPLAILLTHAHFDHIGAVETVRNAYDIPVYLHVAEKKWLANPELNGSAKYPVLPDVICNPADVLLQDEKQLQVGPFTMGTRHVPGHSPGSVCYIFEDEGFAIVGDTLFQGSIGRTDLPGGDTETLLSAIHEQLLTLDDEMIVYPGHGPATTPGIEKDQNPYLHGF; from the coding sequence TTGAGGATACATACACATCCATTAGGTCCTATTCAGACAAATTGTTACATAGTGGAAGACAGTGAAAAGAATTGTTTAGTATTTGATCCGGGAGAAGACGGCGAACTATTGCTTGCCGAGCTGCGGAAGCTTTCATTGAAGCCGCTGGCGATACTGCTGACCCATGCACACTTTGATCATATCGGAGCGGTGGAGACGGTCCGCAATGCGTATGACATTCCGGTGTATTTGCATGTAGCAGAAAAGAAGTGGCTGGCAAATCCTGAACTGAACGGTTCGGCGAAGTATCCGGTATTGCCGGATGTCATCTGCAATCCAGCCGATGTGCTGCTGCAGGATGAAAAACAATTACAGGTAGGCCCGTTTACGATGGGCACCCGTCATGTGCCCGGACACTCTCCGGGAAGCGTGTGCTACATCTTTGAAGACGAAGGATTCGCAATCGTAGGAGACACGTTGTTTCAGGGCAGTATCGGCCGTACAGACTTGCCTGGCGGCGACACAGAGACGCTGCTGAGTGCAATTCATGAACAGCTGCTGACTCTCGATGATGAAATGATCGTTTATCCGGGACACGGGCCTGCTACAACTCCAGGAATTGAAAAAGATCAAAACCCGTATTTGCATGGATTTTGA